From Chiloscyllium punctatum isolate Juve2018m chromosome 36, sChiPun1.3, whole genome shotgun sequence, the proteins below share one genomic window:
- the LOC140460710 gene encoding uncharacterized protein, with amino-acid sequence MEKPEETRPVEKPWNCGDCGKDFCVPSVLAAHQCNHTGKRPFSCPERAKGFTCSCVLRAHQHIHTGERTFYCSVCGKGFTWVDNLQTHQQCHAGERLFSCHECGKAISDSSNLLTHWRVHTGERPFSCPECRKAFSNSSILLAHQWVHTGERPFSCPECGKAFSNSSILLAHQRVHTGERPFSCPECGKAFSCSSSLLIHQRIHTGERPFSCPECGKAFRKSSHLLAHQQIHTGERPFSCPECGKAFSYSSSLLTHRRIHTGERPFSCPECRKAFSNSSILLAHQWVHTGERPFSCPECGKAFSNSSILLAHQRVHTGERPFSCPECRKAFSYSSSLLTHRRIHTGERPFSCPECGKAFSYSSSLLTHRRIHTGERPFSCPECGKAFRKSSHLLAHQRVHTGERPFSCPECGKAFSNSFNLLAHQRVHTGERPFSCPKCGKVFSSTSTLLRHQRVHTGERPFACSECCKAFSNSSDLLSHRRVHTRERLFSCPECGKGFTRSSNLLAHQWVHTGEKPFACPDCGRRFTLFCNLRRHQQGHQCIQQSDSTSDTAVGHPQG; translated from the coding sequence atggagaaacccgaggaaaCACGCCCTGTTGAGAAACCATGGAATTGTGGCGACTGCGGGAAGGACTTCTGTGTCCCATCTGTCCTGGCGGCTCATCAGTGCAATCACACTGGgaagaggccattctcctgccccgagcGGGCAAAGGGCTTTACTTGCTCCTGTGTCCTGCGAGCCCACCAGCATATCCACACTGGAGAGAGGACGTTTTACTGCTCTGTATGTGGGAAAGGGTTCACTTGGGTGGACAACCTCCAGACCCACCAGCAATGTCACGCAGGGGAGAGGCTCTTCAGTTGCCATGAGTGCGGGAAAGCCATCAGCgactcctccaacctgctgacgcACTGGcgagtccacacgggggagaggcccttcagctgcccagagtgtaggaaggccttcagcaattcctccatccTGCTGGCCCATCAGTGGGtccacacgggagagaggcccttcagctgcccagagtgtgggaaggcattcagcaattcctccatccTGCTGGCCCATCAGCGGGTCCATAcgggagagaggcccttcagctgcccagagtgcgggaaggccttcagctgtTCCTCCTCCCTGCTGATCCACCAGCgaatccacactggggagaggcccttcagctgcccagagtgtgggaaggccttcaggaaatcttcccacctgctggcccatcagcagatccacacgggggagaggcccttcagctgcccagagtgcgggaaggccttcagctattcctcctccctgctgacccaccggcgaatccacacgggggagaggcccttcagctgcccagagtgtaggaaggccttcagcaattcctccatccTGCTGGCCCATCAGTGGGtccacacgggagagaggcccttcagctgcccagagtgtgggaaggcattcagcaattcctccatccTGCTGGCCCATCAGCGGGTCCATAcgggagagaggcccttcagctgcccagagtgcaggaaggccttcagctattcctcctccctgctgacccaccggcgaatccacacgggggagaggcccttcagctgcccagagtgcgggaaggccttcagctattcctcctccctgctgacccaccggcgaatccacactggggagaggcccttcagctgcccagagtgtgggaaggccttcaggaaATCGTCCCACCTGCTGGCCcatcagcgggtccacacgggggagaggcccttcagctgcccagagtgtgggaaggccttcagcaattccttcaacctgctggcccatcagcgggtccacacgggggagaggcccttcagctgccccaagtgcgggaaggTCTTCAGCAGTACCTCCACCCTACTgagacaccagcgggtccacacgggggagaggccttttGCCTGCTCTGAGTGTtgtaaggccttcagcaattcctctgacctgttgtcccaccggcgggtccacaccagggaaaggctattcagctgccccgagtgtgggaaggggttcacccgctcctccaacctgctggctCACCAATgggttcacaccggggagaagccgtttgcctgccctgactgtgggCGGAGGTTCACGTTGTTCTGCAACTTGCGGAGGCACCAGCAGGGGCACCAGTGCATCCAACAATCAGAttccaccagtgacactgctgtgGGTCACCCCCAAGGCTGA